A genomic segment from Amphiura filiformis chromosome 10, Afil_fr2py, whole genome shotgun sequence encodes:
- the LOC140162295 gene encoding 15-hydroxyprostaglandin dehydrogenase [NAD(+)]-like isoform X1, whose translation MNIAGRVALVTGGASGIGKAMVEIMLRKQAKVVFIVDVDDDAMKHTQEEFHKEYGVDKVDVCKCDVTSYEQMKDCFKKVIATYGALHIVCNNAGILNEIEWERMLQINLNGVIIGTKLAVQHMEGESCGGGVIINTSSIVALSLIPYAAVYATSKCALLGYTRQVATFDPVVLRKKIRVNAICPSAVYTNAHSNIKVDNETYQQLIQTHLDSEFKRDFRPHDLAEYFVKLIEEPHHGAIMLAQKEKCEMITDNSEAFRQRIGIEDTYKEHCDCAVQEVSN comes from the exons ATGAATATTGCAGGAAGAGTAGCGCTTGTTACAGGAGGAGCAAGTGGCATTGGGAAGGCAATGGTGGAAATAATGCTACGAAAACAAGCTAAG gttgttttcattgttgatgtAGACGATGATGCAATGAAACATACCCAGGAGGAATTCCATAAAGAATATGGTGTCGATAAGGTCGATGTCTGTAAATGCGATGTGACGTCATACGAGCAAATGAAAG ACTGTTTCAAGAAAGTTATAGCTACTTATGGCGCTCTTCATATTGTGTGTAATAATGCTGGTATTCTGAACGAAATTGAGTGGGAAAGGATGTTGCAGATCAATTTG AATGGTGTGATAATCGGTACCAAGTTGGCTGTACAGCACATGGAAGGTGAAAGTTGCGGTGGAGGTGTCATTATTAACACCTCGTCTATTGTGG CCCTATCTCTTATACCATATGCGGCAGTGTATGCAACGTCAAAATGTGCTTTGCTTGGTTACACAAGACAAGTTGCA ACCTTTGACCCCGTAGTGTTGAGAAAGAAGATTCGTGTGAACGCAATTTGCCCGTCTGCAGTCTATACAAATGCGCATTCTAATATCAAAGTAGACAACGAAACGTACCAACAACTTATCCAAACGCACTTAGACTCTGAATTCAAGCGTGATTTCAG ACCACATGATCTTGCAGAATATTTTGTGAAACTCATCGAAGAGCCCCACCATGGAGCAATCATGCTTGCTCAAAAAGAAAAGTGCGAAATGATAACAGATAATAGCGAGGCATTCAGACAGCGAATCGGAATTGAAGACACCTACAAAGAACACTGCGATTGCGCAGTACAAGAGGTCTCAAACTGA
- the LOC140162295 gene encoding 15-hydroxyprostaglandin dehydrogenase [NAD(+)]-like isoform X2: MNIAGRVALVTGGASGIGKAMVEIMLRKQAKVVFIVDVDDDAMKHTQEEFHKEYGVDKVDVCKCDVTSYEQMKDCFKKVIATYGALHIVCNNAGILNEIEWERMLQINLNGVIIGTKLAVQHMEGESCGGGVIINTSSIVALSLIPYAAVYATSKCALLGYTRQVATT, encoded by the exons ATGAATATTGCAGGAAGAGTAGCGCTTGTTACAGGAGGAGCAAGTGGCATTGGGAAGGCAATGGTGGAAATAATGCTACGAAAACAAGCTAAG gttgttttcattgttgatgtAGACGATGATGCAATGAAACATACCCAGGAGGAATTCCATAAAGAATATGGTGTCGATAAGGTCGATGTCTGTAAATGCGATGTGACGTCATACGAGCAAATGAAAG ACTGTTTCAAGAAAGTTATAGCTACTTATGGCGCTCTTCATATTGTGTGTAATAATGCTGGTATTCTGAACGAAATTGAGTGGGAAAGGATGTTGCAGATCAATTTG AATGGTGTGATAATCGGTACCAAGTTGGCTGTACAGCACATGGAAGGTGAAAGTTGCGGTGGAGGTGTCATTATTAACACCTCGTCTATTGTGG CCCTATCTCTTATACCATATGCGGCAGTGTATGCAACGTCAAAATGTGCTTTGCTTGGTTACACAAGACAAGTTGCA ACCACATGA